In the genome of Abyssalbus ytuae, the window TGTGGTAGTACCTTTTACAACAATATTGGCTCCAGGTAATGGTAAGCCATCTTGGTCGGTAATATTACCCGAAATTGTTTTTTCCTGTGCAAAAACAATTTGCGCAAAAAACACTAATAGCAGCGTTAAAAATCTACTAAATTTTGTTCTCATTTTATAATTTTATTTGAATTAGCTACAAACAAAACTCTTAAATGAATGTTAATTTTCCAACTTTTTTTTTCTAAATTAACTCTAAACCTCTTTTTTTTTTATTAAAATCATTTAAAGCCCTAAAAAAATGATAAAAAATAAATAAAAATTGTTTGTAATGAATATTCAGCAGTTTTGTTGAGGGATAATTATTTAATTTTTACGGTTTTAACTTTCCGGTTTTTAAGGGAAGAAATATATAAGAAAAAACCGCTTTAAAATTTTAAAGCGGTTTTTTCTTATATAGTGTGTTTGTATTGTTTATTCTAGAAAATATCAAAGAATAATTTAGTTTCAGCTAAATCACCACCAATAGCATCGGATGCTGCTTCCCAATTAGATGAATTTAAAGTTTGCTCCACAATAGGGTAGGTGTATCTTGTGGGAAAACCACTCACTGCATCAGCCGGTGTGGCCAACAGGGGGTAGTCAAGAAGCCTTATAGAAGTCCAGGCTTCAAAACCTCTATTGTATAAAGCTATATATTTTTGAGTCCCTATTACTTCTTTCCATGGGGTAGCTGCAGAGCTTGATGCAATAGCTGTATCATAATCAACATGGGGTTGGGTTAAATAATCAGCAGCTTCTCCCTCTGGGACTTCCCAGTATTCACAAGATGCCATAATTCCTGCATCATAATGTTCTTTAGGAGTTCCGCCTACATTAAATGATCTTGCTGAGGCTTCGGCTAATAAGAATTCAACTTCTGCATAATCAAAAATTACTCCTGGGTTTGTTGCAGATTCAACTCTTTCAGAAACGTGTGAATGAGAATTATAGCTAGCCGTTTGTCCTATTTCACCACCAAAATATACTATTTCAGAAACGGAAGGGTCGGCATCAACATTTGAATCAAAATAATAAGCCAGCCTGGGGTCAGTACTTGTTACTGAACCGGGAACAACAGTCCGGGCGTCATCAGAATCAATTTCTCCGTTTTCATTAGTATCTTCCAAATATTCATATTCTCTTGGTTGCATGATATCTAATATAGTAGTAGCTGCTACAAAGTCTTGTCTTCCGCTTAATACCAAATTTGCATGGATGGGATTAGTATTAGGATCTGCTGATAAATATGCATATTCTGCATTGTCATTATTGCTGGTAAAAACTCCTGCAGCAACCGCTTCTTCTACTGCTTCTTGCGCAAAAGTATTATCTACATCGGATAATAAGATTCCCATTCTTAATTTTAGTGAAGCAGCAAATTTTTTCCATTTGGTTACGTTCCCATTGTATATTCTGTCAGCTGTACCAAAACTTCCTAAACCGGTGTCCAGATTATCTATAGCTATAGTTAGTCTTTCAATAAGGTCTTCATATATAGTTAAGCCGTCATCATATTGTGGAGATAAATTATCAATATCTAAAGCTTCTTCGTAAGGAATGTCTCCAAAGGTTTCAACCAAAATACTATAGGTATAAATGTTTAGAATTTCTATAATTGTCAGCTTGTTAGGTTTTAAAGCCTCATCTTCTGGCAGATTATAGGTAGTGGCTGAAATAACTTTTGCAGCTTCATCCAAGTCTTTTAATACATCTTTGTATAATATGCTCCAATGTCTCCCTGGAATGGTCCTGGTTGTTTGGTCATAATTACTTTCATCTGTATAAGTTGTTTCCTGTAAGTATTGTACCCAAAGCTTAGTATTGTTGTTGTTTACATTTAAGTCGACCATTTGATCTACTAAGCTTTTTTGAGCACTAGTAAACAAACTTTCACCCAATACAGTAGATGGGTCTTTAATGTTTTGATTCAGGTCCTCCAGATTGTCGGAGCATGAAGCAAAAATTATTACTATTGCTAATATTATTAATTTTTTCATAGTTGTTTTTTTAAAATTGTAGTTTAACATTTAAACCTAAATCTCGTGTAGTAGGGAGTGATCCTGTGGAATAACCTTGTAAATTTCCTGATGATAATCCTGATTCCGGATCAGCATGAGGAAGGTTTTTGTGTATAATCCATAAGTTAGAACCTACAAAACTAAGAGAGGCACTTGTTAAAAAGGTCTTATTAATTAAATTTTCCGGGAAATTATAAGTTATTGCAAGTTCACGAAGTTTCACGTAGCTTGCATCATAAACAAATGCAGCATTAGGTAAGCCTCTTCGGTATCCAAGAGCTCCAAATCTGTCAGCTCTGATACGGGTAGTATTTACAGAGCCATCAGGATTCACTCCTTCATTTATAAAGCCACCTCCGTCAGCTAAAGAATTTCTTACAGGGTTTCCTAAATCATTGGTAAATGCAGTTTCAGCATATAATCCGGTTGCCAAACCATAATATTGATCTAAGGAAAAAATGCTTCCACCTTTTTGTATGTCAATTAAGAAGCTTAAAGAAACATTTTTATAATTAAAGCTATTGGAAATACCCATTAACCAAGCAGGATTCGTGTCTCCGATAACATAATTTGAAGCAGTAGTACTAATATATTCTCCACTATCAGGATCTACAATTTTTTGTCCGTTTAAATAGGTGAAATCGGTACCTTGAATCACCCCGTAAGGTTCTCCAACGCGTGCATTAATTGTAACACCTCCCTGGAAGTCCCCTAGCTGAAGGTTTGTTATGCCTTCTGCAAGTGAAAGAACTTTATTTTCGTTTTTGGACCAGTTAATATTAACATTCCAGCTAAAATCATTGTATTTAAGAGGTGTTCCGTATAATGATACTTCAA includes:
- a CDS encoding SusD/RagB family nutrient-binding outer membrane lipoprotein, with the translated sequence MKKLIILAIVIIFASCSDNLEDLNQNIKDPSTVLGESLFTSAQKSLVDQMVDLNVNNNNTKLWVQYLQETTYTDESNYDQTTRTIPGRHWSILYKDVLKDLDEAAKVISATTYNLPEDEALKPNKLTIIEILNIYTYSILVETFGDIPYEEALDIDNLSPQYDDGLTIYEDLIERLTIAIDNLDTGLGSFGTADRIYNGNVTKWKKFAASLKLRMGILLSDVDNTFAQEAVEEAVAAGVFTSNNDNAEYAYLSADPNTNPIHANLVLSGRQDFVAATTILDIMQPREYEYLEDTNENGEIDSDDARTVVPGSVTSTDPRLAYYFDSNVDADPSVSEIVYFGGEIGQTASYNSHSHVSERVESATNPGVIFDYAEVEFLLAEASARSFNVGGTPKEHYDAGIMASCEYWEVPEGEAADYLTQPHVDYDTAIASSSAATPWKEVIGTQKYIALYNRGFEAWTSIRLLDYPLLATPADAVSGFPTRYTYPIVEQTLNSSNWEAASDAIGGDLAETKLFFDIF